In one window of Rhinopithecus roxellana isolate Shanxi Qingling chromosome 15, ASM756505v1, whole genome shotgun sequence DNA:
- the LOC115893670 gene encoding pyrin domain-containing protein 3-like isoform X1: MNLPSPTKPTIPRKRFRPRKTRPPPHPTSHQISEVQLSSLFASLNLTQFRLAASTRKRNLPTWGDIKALTTSALALVEGECKPVTPETVFIAILALFTVQCSPEDSSPL, translated from the exons ATGAATCTCCCGTCGCCAACAAAACCCACCATACCCAGAAAACGGTTTCGACCACGGAAAACccggccgccaccacacccgacgaGTCATCAGATATCTGAAGTtcaactttcttctctttttgcttccCTGAATCTGACTCAATTCCGTCTTGCGGCTTCTACAAGAAAAAGGAACTTACCAACTTGGGGTGATATAAAAGCTCTTACCACTTCTGCTTTAGCCTTGGTGGAGGGAGAATGCAAACCTGTTACTCCTGAAACTGTCTTTATTGCTATTCTTGCTCTCTTCACAGTCCAG tgCTCTCCCGAAGACTCTTCGCCTCTGTGA
- the LOC115893670 gene encoding uncharacterized protein LOC115893670 isoform X2, producing MNLPSPTKPTIPRKRFRPRKTRPPPHPTSHQISEVQLSSLFASLNLTQFRLAASTRKRNLPTWGDIKALTTSALALVEGECKPVTPETVFIAILALFTVQK from the exons ATGAATCTCCCGTCGCCAACAAAACCCACCATACCCAGAAAACGGTTTCGACCACGGAAAACccggccgccaccacacccgacgaGTCATCAGATATCTGAAGTtcaactttcttctctttttgcttccCTGAATCTGACTCAATTCCGTCTTGCGGCTTCTACAAGAAAAAGGAACTTACCAACTTGGGGTGATATAAAAGCTCTTACCACTTCTGCTTTAGCCTTGGTGGAGGGAGAATGCAAACCTGTTACTCCTGAAACTGTCTTTATTGCTATTCTTGCTCTCTTCACAGTCCAG AAGTAA